Proteins encoded in a region of the Lepeophtheirus salmonis chromosome 6, UVic_Lsal_1.4, whole genome shotgun sequence genome:
- the LOC121121105 gene encoding LOW QUALITY PROTEIN: innexin inx2-like (The sequence of the model RefSeq protein was modified relative to this genomic sequence to represent the inferred CDS: deleted 2 bases in 1 codon), producing MAGIVGVFATLGEHVPIFRRNKITEPSPEGEINRLHYRATCIIVLVMCLMVTCTEWIAGKENLIDCLHNGPIPDNVINNYCYIMGTFSVPKHYVDDDSTKGRHIVETGVGPYDDQTDFVSYKSYYQWVPFVLFLQGLMFYAPHLIFKSFEGGKIRLIIAGMNQWVLSSDDRSSKEQELSKYLISTHGLHNSWYLKIMTANFIYLFNVIGQLFSQIVFLGYEFSKYGIRAASFLDINPERRVDPMSRVFPRMTKCTFLKYGPSGSLQKHDAQCLLPINIINEKIYVFLWFWFGFLATLTVLDIIWKLILLLSIRSRRMIIKRKLRLSPNRDKLDVDVDLIVDFLTASDWKLLYHILRNMDSLIFGEFAQYFTHDIRRYLKEGNCYDCLSLKSLLSDEDEKPMKNDKLLSFHDETSI from the exons ATGGCTGGGATCGTTGGCGTATTTGCCACACTCGGAGAACATGTACCCATTTTTCGAAGAAATAAAATCACAGAACCATCTCCAGAGGGTGAAATAAATCGACTTCATTACCGTGCTACTTGTATTATCGTACTTGTCATGTGTCTCATGGTTACATGCACCGAGTGGATTGCCGGAAAAGAGAATCTGATTGATTGCTTGCATAATGGCCCTATACCTGataatgttataaacaattattgCTACATTATGGGTACTTTCTCTGTTCCAAAACATTATGTGGACGATGATTCCACCAAAG GTCGACATATCGTTGAGACAGGAGTCGGGCCCTACGATGATCAAACAGACTTTGTCTCTTACAAATCCTACTATCAATGGGTTCCCTTTGTACTCTTTCTTCAAGGACTTATGTTTTATGCTCCTCACTTGATCTTTAAGTCCTTCGAAGGAGGGAAAATAAGGCTCATCATTGCTGGAATGAATCAATGGGTCTTGAGCTCAGATGATAGAAGTTCGAAGGAACAAGAACTCTCAAAATATCTCATTAGCACTCATGGTCTACATAACTCTTGGTATTTGAAGATAATGACTgccaatttcatttatttatttaatgtgatTGGTCAA CTTTTTTCACAGATTGTTTTTTTGGGATatgagttttcaaaatatggaattagAGCAGCTAGTTTTTTGGATATTAATCCGGAAAGAAGAGTAGATCCTATGTCAAGAGTGTTTCCTAGAATGactaaatgtacatttttgaaatatggtCCATCTGGATCCCTTCAGAAACACGATGCTCAGTGTTTATTaccaataaatataatcaatgagAAAATATACGTGTTTCTATGGTTTTGGTTTGGGTTTCTTGCAACGTTAACCGTGTTAGACATCATTTGGAAactaattcttcttctttcaatCCGATCCAGACGAATGATTATCAAGCGGAAACTTCGTCTCAGTCCCAATAGAGATAAATTGGATGTAGACGTTGATCTTATTGTAGATTTTCTAACTGCTTCGGATTGGAAGTTGCTTTATCATATCTTACGAAATATGGATTCGCTTATTTTCGGAGAATTTGCTCAGTATTTCACTCATGATATTCGACGATATCTCAAAGAAGGAAATTGCTATGATTGTTTATCTCTTAAGTCTCTTTTAAGTGATGAAGATGAAAAACCCATGAAGAATGATAAGTTGTTGAGTTTTCATGATGAAACCAGTATTTAA
- the CtsB gene encoding cathepsin B, translated as MILKFAFLLTVYAGAAYSRGAVSNGILSKDYIDSINKDSKTWRAGSNFDEEISTSYIRGLMGVLPNHKDYLPPALPTLLGTEQIPENFDSRQKWPHCPTISLIRDQGSCGSCWAFGAVEAMSDRLCIHSNKIVNVSAENLLSCCYSCGFGCNGGFPGAAWSFWKKKGLVSGGLYGSHKGCQPYAIAPCEHHANGTRPPCSGGGRTPKCHTFCENEDYSLPYEKDKSFGRSSYSVKSDPKQIQLEIMNNGPVEAAFSVYSDFLNYKSGVYRHVKGSLLGGHAIRILGWGVENGTPYWLVANSWNTDWGDNGTFKILKGSDHCGIEGSIVAGLPQ; from the coding sequence ATGATTCTGAAGTTTGCATTCTTATTAACAGTTTATGCTGGAGCTGCCTACTCGAGAGGTGCAGTCTCTAATGGAATACTCTCAAAAGACTACATCGATTCCATTAACAAGGACTCAAAGACATGGAGGGCAGGGAGCAACTTTGATGAGGAAATCTCTACTAGCTACATCCGTGGCTTAATGGGAGTCTTGCCAAATCATAAGGATTACTTACCTCCGGCTCTACCCACCTTATTAGGAACTGAACAAATTCCAGAGAACTTTGATTCCAGGCAGAAATGGCCCCATTGCCCAACTATAAGTCTTATCCGCGATCAGGGTAGTTGTGGATCATGTTGGGCTTTTGGTGCCGTAGAAGCCATGTCAGATCGCCTTTGTATTCACTCCAATAAGATCGTTAATGTATCTGCCGAGAATCTATTATCCTGTTGCTACAGTTGTGGGTTTGGATGTAATGGAGGGTTTCCAGGAGCTGCATggtctttttggaagaaaaaaggTCTAGTAAGTGGAGGTCTTTATGGTTCTCACAAAGGCTGTCAACCTTATGCTATTGCACCCTGTGAGCATCATGCAAATGGAACCAGACCACCATGCTCAGGAGGTGGAAGAACTCCCAAATGCCATACATTTTGTGAAAACGAGGATTATTCTCTACCATATGAAAAAGATAAGTCCTTTGGTCGTTCATCTTACTCTGTAAAGAGTGATCCTAAGCAAATTCAATTAGAAATCATGAATAATGGACCAGTTGAAGCTGCATTTTCTGTATATTCAGATTTCCTTAACTACAAAAGTGGAGTTTATAGACACGTCAAAGGATCTCTTCTTGGAGGACATGCAATTCGAATTTTGGGTTGGGGAGTAGAGAATGGAACTCCTTACTGGCTCGTTGCTAATTCTTGGAATACTGATTGGGGAGATAATggaacttttaaaatacttaaaggAAGTGATCATTGTGGAATTGAGGGCTCTATCGTAGCCGGACTACcccaataa